TCATAAGTAACACGACGCCATCCACATGCTTCATTGCTGTCTTTGATCCATTCCATCGTGGGAAAGTAGTGATCGTTCTTCTTCATTGTTATTACCCACGGTACGCAATCAAACGTGACAGCCTTTAGGCGGAAGTCTATACAATAGTCAGAATGCGGTGGTACGTGCATGGCTCAGTGTAGGACCTACAGGTATTATCAGGGATTTTTCGGGTGGCAGCAATAAATGAATCCAGATCTGGTGTAGCCACTTTGTTCACATGTGTGATGAAGTTGGTAGGTGCAACACCATACTGATAGGCTGGCGAGCCGCGGATTCTGCTAGATACATACACCTCGCTGTGAAGTTTGCGAATCTGTTGGCGGACAGCTTGATGAGGACGATGTAGAATAGCACCACAAAACGACACCGCATGGTCGGTCTCAATGTCATCTGCGGGGACGGTGGCCAGCTGCAAGGGCATCTCTTCGCACTCTCGGACAATTACGGCATCGAGAACTTCATTAGAATACATGACGTCAAAGTCAGAGATTGTGGTGCAAATTTTGCCGTTCAAAGTCAAAATGATATCGCCTTCTAGCAGAGAAACTGGCTGATTGACTCTTTCAAAAGTTCGTTTGCTGACCATGAAGAGCTGGTGGTGAGATCGGTTGGCCTGCGTCACCTTCTTAATCCAGTCGTCGGTAACACCCATAACAGACGCCTGAGACATTTGAATCGCTCTGAACTCGACCGACAGTAACCGCAGACTCGGCGACTCACCCCTTTGAATGGTAGAGATGACAGGCAGCAAGGTTGGCGTCCCCAGTCCGAGATAGTACTCCTCATCTCGTTGGGTGCAGGGAGACCGCTCACCGAGATATGAAAGCCACAAAGCCTGAACAGTTCCATCAGGAGCGACTAAAACACCACTGTTGCAAGTAGAACCGAGGTTGCTGTCAATGGTAATAGCATCCACATTGATTGCACGGTAACGAGGAGCGCCGGTGTTGGCCGGAATGGCGACAGCTGTGATTTCAGTGATGGTTGTAGCACCGTGAACAACACGACCAATTCTATTGTGGCCCAGGAAGTAAGTTTTGGCACCTTGGCTGAGGTGCTCACTGCTCAATCTAGCACTCTTAACCGGGGCATCCACAAGAGCTGGGTCATATTGGATGATGACATAGTTTTGAAGCGGGTGCAGGAAAACAACTTTGCCCTCCACAATGATGGAGTCTGCGATAGTGACAGTAATGTCACATAGATCATATGGGACAATGGCTCTCGAAATTAAAACGAGACCTTTTTCAGCGTCGATGACTAGACCCATACCCCATCTTCGGTTCTTGGGAAATCCATCCAGCTTCACCGGCATAGTGCAGTTTACGTGAACAAAGCTTTTGATCAGTTCTGCGATGCCAGGATGAGGCATATGATCTAGTTCGATGAAAGATGCCGAACGACGAACTGGCGGAACCGGTGGCAGCGGGTCCCCCAAGTCGGAAAAGTCCCAGAGGCCCGTTTTGTCATTTCGAACTGCTTGTTTCATCTTGGACGACCAGTGTCTATCCACGTATACAACGGTCGTGTTAAGGGTATGTAAATCGCGAAGGTGCTTGTATGTGACCACTACTCTTGCTTTATCAGGAATTGCCTTGACGACTTGGATGAACGTGTCGAGGTCGGGAACTTTCTTGTGATCGATGGTTTGAACAATCCAGCCGTTGTCCGTATTATCAACCCTGAAAGACCCGGCAGATTCGCAAACATATACCCccttgacggcaacggcgtAGAGACGAGCCTGTTGGTAGGACAGGTTGTGAAAACTCGCGCCAGCGACTGAGACAAAGCGGTCGGGGGTGATGCTGTGCAAGTCCCCAACCTCGATTTCCACCTCGATGTCCTCGCCGCCACGCTGCAATTGAAACTTGATCGACTCGCCTACATTCGAATCCAAGATGTCGTCGAGCCTGATGAACTGGGTAATGAGCTCCCCGTTCACCTTGACAAGGACGTCACCTTCCTCGATTTTGCTATCTGATGGCCCAGATGGCAGAACGATCTCGGCAACAAGCATGTTTGTTTCATCAGGGAAGGCTTTCCGCACCTCTGCCTCCCATTCAGGTTGCAAACCCAGTCGACGGCACTCATCAAATGGCTTCAACAGAAACTGACACTGGATATCGCCACGTGTGACGGGATTTCCCTGTTGGATACACCGAAGAGCGCGCAATGGTCGATCAAGTGGTAGGAAGTAGTCAGTCGAAGCGCCATCGGAGCGGCCACCAGCCTGCAGAGCAACAGCAGAGCCATCTTTGGCTACAACGGGACTGCCGGAGCTACCACCACTGGCAGCGGCATTGGCCTGGTAGTAGCATGTATTGAAATCGCTGTAGCCTTCCCCGTATTCGGGAGCATTTCGGTCAAGGCGGCTGATCACGCCTGACAGGATACTAAGCTTTTCGCCGGCATCGTTACCAACTACTCGGATTTCAACGCCAACTGGTAGAGCATGTCAGTCCACTCCCCAACAGTCTTGATTCACCTATTGTAAGAAGAAACAAACCTTTGGCCTGGTCGGGACGTAAGTCTAAGCCATCAACGATCATATATTTGAGCGCCTCGGGGTCGTATCGAAGAATACCGAAATCGTGTACGGGGTCGCGGTAAACGGGATAGCAATCCACTTCTTCGTGGTTGTCAAAGACACAATGCCCCCAAAAAGGTCCAGCGCCAACGACATGCCGGTTTGTAAGGATATATCTATATTTTCCGTTAGCATACGCGAatgaataaaaaaatctCATGTGGGCAAGTGCTGGCCACTATTTGGAATCGCATACCCTCGCTCCGAATCCACGACGAAACCGGTAGCCTCACTCGTCAAAGCTGGATCGGTATCGAAAGAACAGGTTTGGCAAAAACGAATTGCGACAACGTTCCGCACAACATTTTGGATTGTATCCTGCCACTCGCTCAAGCTTCCAGGGGTGCCTATGTATATGGGAGCACTGGTGTAAATGTCATCACTCTCTGACTCGCCGTCGTATTGTACAATCTcagcgacatctggagtATTGTCACCAGGGGACagcttgccgttgatgatTCGTTTAGCTGGCGGTGAATTTTCGGGGGAGATTTGGGTCTTTCTCTTGCCTCTCGCTGAGGCTGTTGTTCCATTCATGCTGGGCAGCTTTTTTAAATGGGCATGGGAATCTTGCGACGACACAGTCGCAAGAGACCAGGAAAGAAAggctggaagaaggcggggtTTAAAAAAGAACGATCGCTTTCTAGTATCTAACGGTGATAGTTCTCGGATGGCGGCTTGCTTGCTGCAAACTCGGATGTTGCGAAGTCAGCTCCTTCCTAATGAGACGACGTCTCTTGGGGGAAAGGAGGAGACAGTGGGCTCGTGATTTTCGTGAAGAAGTTCCCAATCGACAGGGTGTGACGATGCATCCAAATACGGAGGAGTAGCGCGCTAGAAGCAGAATCAACGGTTGGGGCGGCTCGAAATGGTCGCCAGCTAGGGGGAAGGCTGGTGGATGGACAGTCAGTCCATGTGATGTGAGGATATACAGCTTTTGAGATGAGGAAAAGAACAAGGTGTGGATCAGCAGGATAATTGTTGCAGCCCACACCTTCGATCAGGGTGCACATGTGTGGCAGCTTGGTACGGTCAATGTTAGTGCAGGGAATGGCCTGGACCAGTTCAGTTAGGCCAGTGATTGATGGGTGCGGAAGGACCAACCCGGTACAGGGGACGGGGAATGGGGTCGACGGTTGCTAGTGTCTAGTATGTTcactaagtacctaggtacctagtgCCCAGTCCTGTATGCAGAGCCATGGCCTCCCCCCCCCAAATGACCCATTGTTGCTATTGTTGCTGATGCCAACTGTATTTCTGTTGCCAATATTGGATATATTTTGCTGGAGAAAGCCCTCAACTTTCACACTACCCCGTAAACGGCTCATGGCTGTAATCGCCAATCTTGCCGAGTGCTATTCATCTCTACCCGTCGCCATCTTTGCAAACTCGCTCTTCAAGCTCGTAGTGCAGTGCACCATCTGCTCTGCAATCTCGTACCCCGAACGACTGCAACCCAAGAATCGCCACCATAATGGCGCTGCATAAGAGTCAATCTCGTGACAGTGTTGGAGATGAGATGCCGCTTCGATCCAACCTAATATGGACGGGAGAATACGGGAGAAACCAAAGTATGGCCATCATGTTACATATGCCGATGATGGGGGCCGCTTAGAGGAACCTGAGGTCAATCTTGGTCCATCTTTTACGGACTTGGACTTGCCGGAAGACAATTTCGAGCAGGGTGTCTCTGGCAAATCCCTGCCTAGCACATATGATGCTGCTGCATGCAATTCAAGCTCTCAAAGGGGACTTTGGCTACTCCGGCGAGCCCCCGGGGTCCCTGGGATGAGCGCCCGTTCTTTGTTACGGGAGTTATGCACCGGTACACCCCTCCACCTTTACCATCAGCTGTGTGAGGCATCATAAATTAAAGGCAGGCTGCAGGGAAGTGTGCCCTCGCAGGTTCACAGCGCACAGCGCAGAAGCTCTTAGGTACTGGATCGCCCAAGGCTCAAAGGGTTATGGGCAGAGATATATCGCTGTGAAAGTGCATCCCTTCCGTCACTACGAGTCTAGTCTTCATTCACTGCGGATCCATTGGAATATGAAGTTCAGAGTCCACGGCTTGTTCAATATACTTCAACTGCTCCTGGCCTTCCTCTGCAGTCGTGTCGGTGATATCAGGTTCTATACTCAGGCAACCAGCCTTTTCGTCGAAAGAAGGCGCGCACATGTGCATTAGCGGAACCGTTGTTAAGCTAGGAAAGGATATGGGAATAGCTCACGTCACTTAGAAGAGCGACTACATCTTGGACGTCTTTAACTCTCATCTTCCCGAGAACTTTGGCCTCTTCTAGCAAGCCGGTTTTCAGTGCAGCTGTCATGTCGGGGGTAAACTGCTCGGAAATGACTTACTCTACATCTTCATCTTTAGTGGCACGTTGCTTCGCGTTTTCTTTGACTAGCTGTCGGTTGAAATCGTTCGTTAACATCCTTTGTGAAAACCTCTTGGGCGCGATGTCCTGGTGAAGTCATCCCTTGGAAGGACACTGCAAACCCGTCTAGCTCTCGCTGGCGATCTTGGTTCCGTCTGCCTTTATTGATTCTTCCAGTTTATTGATTCATCGAGCAATCAGATCTCGAGGCTGTCGAATCGTTCCGCAGCCAGTGTGCCCCTTTCATCCAGTGTTTTATTCGTCTTGTCCAGTAACCCGGCGATCATCTTCGAATATGCAGGTAAGGGTTGCTCGGACTCGACCACATCTTCTGGATTACACATAGCCAGCGCCATGTTCATTTCGAATGCAATCTCGACAGGGTTTCTGCTATGAGCTCCTGGCCCGGCCGCTTCCAAAGATTGGAGCAGATCGAATACTCGCCGCAAGAGTTTATTATTGACAGCATTTTCATATTTGAGATCTTTGATCTGGAGTTTACGTTGCCGTCGTTTGATATGGATTCGATTCTGCTTCGCCCTGATACACGACCGCTTGTCGACGCTGGGGTGGACCTCGATGTCAATGTCGGAATCGTCGCTAAGTTCCAAGGCGTCCTTGACACTATTGCGGTTAGTACCGGCTTCTCAGGAGTCAAGACCCACCGGTTGACTTGAATGTTGCTCACACGATAAATTACATACCCATTTAGCTGTCGTCGATCATTCTGGAGACTCGATAGTGCCGTCTGGTTGTAGTCGCGTTCAAAACACACCAAATGTAAATGTAATTTTCTTGAGGCGTGATGGTGACGCGGAGTATAGATGAGAGGGAAAGGGCAGTCAGCGTGTGCCGGGGGAAGCTCTTGTGCCGGTGCCCAAAGATGGAGGTGACGACTACTTAGATGCAAGGCTTGCAGTCGTGCTGCGTCATTCGTGTGGCTATTGGAGCTGTCACGCGACAGTTGGTGCAAGCACTACATTTGGACTGGGCCTGGCTCGTCAAATCTCAAATCTCAAATCTCAACACCATACCACCaccactactactaccacaATATTCTGATCGATTACTCCACACAATCGAAGAGAGACATGGCGCTACCTCATGGCCACACTTTAGGGCAGGGAGGGGTTAAGAGACACTTTATTCCCGACAAGCGCACTTTGTCTTCTTGCACGCCGTGGGGAAAAGAGTCAAGTATCCCCGGCCATCTGTGTCTCAGTCCGTCCATGAATATCCGTTGGGGATGAATAATGCACTTTTTTTCTCACTCGCAGAAGCCTGTTTAGCAACTCGACTGCATGCTAACGACACGCATACCATGTATTCTGTTTCCCGTCCTCGTCACAAACCCAACCTATCATCAAACCATGGTGCGACAGCCCATTGATGCCGCCCTGTACGAATCTGTCGCGCGATATGAATAATTTCGTCCCAATAGCAAATACCGCTCTGCCGAGCACATGCCAACTCATACTCTCAATTCTCGGTCTGCGTGTTGGCCTTTCCCATCCTGACCCAGATCATCCCCTAGTGAAGCAACCATTTTCCCTCGTAGCTAATTGAATTCATAAGCTAGTGTCTACAATACAAGATTCATACATCCACTTCGGGCTCAGGCTTGAAcaccatgtcgtcttcgtcgtcgatgTCATCGGCTCCtttcttgagcttcttggcagtACCGCCCCTACCGGTGGCTGTACCAGAATTAGTCCCAAGTCCCCAGTTGCCTATTACCACGAACAGTGAGGACTCACAGGCACGTTTCTGGGGCAACCCCTTCCGAGGAGACTTTGCCGGGGTCGAAcgctcgtcatcatcttctgagGCTGCGACACTTTGACCTTTCCTCGGGGTCCTCTTGCGAGCTGCCGGCTTATCAGTCATAAGGTTCCCGATTCTCCACGGCAAGCCAGCAACGCAGGAAAGCGCCTCAGCACCGTTCAATTCTTCAAACAGGTGCAAAACAAGAAGTAGCCGGAAACCAAGAGAGAAGCGCACAGAGgagacaagaaaagaagaaaagaaatagGGGGGGAACCCACGACTTGGCCTCTTGATTGGCGCATCTCCGCTCTCCGCCTCAACCTCCGCAATCATCTTATTTATCTTTGTCCACATATTCTGCATGGACTTGACAGTACGCCCTGGCATGTCGATCTTCTGCCAGTTGATGGACCGTCCGTTCTCGCGAAGCTGAGCGACAATGCGGATGAGGAACTGGAACTGTATGCCCGTCAGTCGCAGGtgcaggccgaggccgaAATCCCGGCATGATGCTCCTATATCACGGAATACTACTCCCCCACACACATCTCGATGATAGACAAATTCCTACTGACACCCGCCGTCCATTGGCTCCTTTGCCTCATTCACCTTGTGTCTATGAGTGGGAAGTACCAGATACTTACTTTGGCTTCTTCGGTCCAGGGAAGGGCCTTGCCGTCGACTTTGTCACCGTTTGGATCCATTTCGAGTTGAGGGAAAAGAGTTTTGTCCAGCAGTTGTTGTGtaggagagggagaagaaaatGTGGATTAGATGAACGTTTGGCAGAGTCGCAAATGACAAGGCAGAGATGACAGGTAAGGAGTAATAAGGTCTAGGGATAAGTCGCGAGGGAAAGGAGAAGGGCGGAGAAGAAATAAGATCCTCCGATGATGCGGATGTGCACAATGTACATGGAAGCCTGCTAGATGTTCCGTGGTTGAAGCCAAAAGTGATTAAAAAGTGAGTTGATCCGCAAAGCGAGCGGTCCCGGTGAACATCACAACAGGGCACACCACGTGGTTGGCGGAGTCAATATTTTTTACTTGTGGAAATAACAAACGTCTTGATGCACTGTTATGGTCTTGGTCATTGATGCTACCGGGGCAACGTGTCTGTTAGGATAAAATAACAGGTAAGAAGTAGTGAGCTAGATATTGTATTGTGTTAACGACAAGTATCGATGGATCACTACTACCTACGTAGGTACTCAGGTAAGCAAATAAACATATCCTAAGAGAGCCATGTATGAAAGTTCTCATAACACCCAGCCTGCATGGACGGCCACCCCCTCTCTATGCTTGAAGCTCTATCGCAAGGAAAATACATCTACCACGTAAATCCATGGGTATCGTTTATTTCCAGGGGAGTATTCTCTCTTCCCAACTCCCAAATACGCAATAAATGCGACTATACCATCTCGCGCTAAGTATAAAAGAATTGCAATCCGATCAAAAACACCCGGGCTCAAGCGCGACtgtccttcatcttgtctcTGAACGCCATAAATTCTCGCATCCGTGATTCATGCTCCTCGCATACACTGACCCATTGTCTTCGCACATCGTTATCCTGCTGAACCCAGCTATAATACGCTTGTAAATCGGCATCTCCCCGAGCTGCCAAAAAGCCATATCCCTTGCTGGCTCTCGTGTTCTCAATCAGTAACTTTCTAGTAGCGAAATGATCAACAACTAGCCCGTTGAACGTGTCCCATTGTCGCAAGTAACTTTCAAAATCGCCAACATATTTCGTCCAGGAGGCAGTGTTTGGTTTCATCCCGTCGATAGCGACCGTGGGAGGCAGACGGGGTGCCAGTGGGACCGAGGGAAACTCCAAAGGTACAGGTCTTGGTACCTTGGCTCGTGGACCGTCAGATGCTTTGCTCTCGAAAGGTAAATTATCCTTCATTCCGTCGAAAGACTCGAGACCTACTTTTTGCTGGGAGAAGGGCGGAACATTCTTAAGATCTGCAAAATTCGCCCTAAACTCTTCACTATCTTCCGAACCCGCAGCATTTACGTCCAGAGGAACTTTTGCCGGTCGCTGTGGCTTTTCATCGTCAGCCATGCCGCCAGCTACTTTCCCAGCACGCCATTCTGGTCGAGATGGCTCGACAGGGATATTTCGTGCCGTTTGAGTTGCAGATGCACCAGAGGACATCGGCGAATCGATATCCATAGCCTGCGGGCTATCAGTCGCTGGTGCCTGCTCTTGCGCCTGTGCATTTCTTCCGCGCCATTCGTAGGTCTCGTCTTCGCTACTGCTTTCTTCAACTGTCGCTGCTGTCCCTGCCATCGGCCTAATCTTTTGTTTCCTGGAGTTGGTGCGGCTAGCGCGTGTTGGCGAAGCAGACGGGCCAGGTTGTGGCTGTGGGACAAACGTCTGAGCATTGAATTTGTCGCTCCATCCATCGGGATTAAAACCACCCTCGACCTGCGCAGCATGAGAGGTTGTATTAGCACTATCACTGTGACGCATGGTTGGACGCTTGATCGTCGAGTGACGAGCTCGTTGAGTACACGAAGAGGGCATAAAACCCACATTGGCGTCCTCTTCAGTCGTGCCTGCATTGAACTGATACGTGTTCGAGTTGTCGTCCTTGACAAAACTGGTGTTTATGTCATCAAGGCTACTCTTCGCGAAGCTGTGTCCGCCAGGCACGTTTGGAGTCTCCGCAAAAGTGTCATCGTTTATAGGGAAGCTAAAGCTATGTGATCGGGTTCGGTTAGCTGCTTGTGCATGTTTCGATGTCTCTGTGTAGCAATCCGTTGACAAAATGCATTCTTTTTCTTCCGTGAGCCACGGAAGGCCTTCCTTATTGTTGATAAGCCTATTCAAGATATTGGTCTGTTGTCGCTCAAACGACAAAAGTGTGACACTGCCACCCTTTTTCCCACTCGGAGACCTTTGTTGATACACGGTTCCTGAACTATCAAGACCGGCTGTCGGAGATGTCCACGCCTTCCCAGGTTTTGTGGAGCCTGGATATGTGGAAAAGATTGACACTTTATGACGATGGTGATTAAGAGGAGTTTCATACATAGTAGGTTCATCCTTGTTGCCCATTGCTAATGGTACGTAAGCTTTGGTGTGTTGCAGCGTGTTATACATGCGGAAATAACTTACAATTATCCTCCATAGGAGATTTCGCAGTCTCGTTTGTAGGATCGGCGTCGAATCTCGCGTCGGCCCGTGACTCAGGCGACGTATTGGTATACGTTCCCGTACCCTCGTCCGCACTTTGAGAATGTTGGCCTCCATCTGTCGGTACTCGAAGATTTGCATCCCGCTCTTCTTGAGTCGGTCGTCTTGGAACATTAGAGCTGCGCTGATTGTCATCTGAAGCAGATCC
The DNA window shown above is from Metarhizium brunneum chromosome 1, complete sequence and carries:
- the NM111 gene encoding Pro-apoptotic serine protease; its protein translation is MNGTTASARGKRKTQISPENSPPAKRIINGKLSPGDNTPDVAEIVQYDGESESDDIYTSAPIYIGTPGSLSEWQDTIQNVVRNVVAIRFCQTCSFDTDPALTSEATGFVVDSERGYILTNRHVVGAGPFWGHCVFDNHEEVDCYPVYRDPVHDFGILRYDPEALKYMIVDGLDLRPDQAKVGVEIRVVGNDAGEKLSILSGVISRLDRNAPEYGEGYSDFNTCYYQANAAASGGSSGSPVVAKDGSAVALQAGGRSDGASTDYFLPLDRPLRALRCIQQGNPVTRGDIQCQFLLKPFDECRRLGLQPEWEAEVRKAFPDETNMLVAEIVLPSGPSDSKIEEGDVLVKVNGELITQFIRLDDILDSNVGESIKFQLQRGGEDIEVEIEVGDLHSITPDRFVSVAGASFHNLSYQQARLYAVAVKGVYVCESAGSFRVDNTDNGWIVQTIDHKKVPDLDTFIQVVKAIPDKARVVVTYKHLRDLHTLNTTVVYVDRHWSSKMKQAVRNDKTGLWDFSDLGDPLPPVPPVRRSASFIELDHMPHPGIAELIKSFVHVNCTMPVKLDGFPKNRRWGMGLVIDAEKGLVLISRAIVPYDLCDITVTIADSIIVEGKVVFLHPLQNYVIIQYDPALVDAPVKSARLSSEHLSQGAKTYFLGHNRIGRVVHGATTITEITAVAIPANTGAPRYRAINVDAITIDSNLGSTCNSGVLVAPDGTVQALWLSYLGERSPCTQRDEEYYLGLGTPTLLPVISTIQRGESPSLRLLSVEFRAIQMSQASVMGVTDDWIKKVTQANRSHHQLFMVSKRTFERVNQPVSLLEGDIILTLNGKICTTISDFDVMYSNEVLDAVIVRECEEMPLQLATVPADDIETDHAVSFCGAILHRPHQAVRQQIRKLHSEVYVSSRIRGSPAYQYGVAPTNFITHVNKVATPDLDSFIAATRKIPDNTYFRLKAVTFDCVPWVITMKKNDHYFPTMEWIKDSNEACGWRRVTYEGKEIFQGEAVDGVLPIAEDTDME
- the cdc37_1 gene encoding Hsp90 co-chaperone; translated protein: MDPNGDKVDGKALPWTEEAKFQFLIRIVAQLRENGRSINWQKIDMPGRTVKSMQNMWTKINKMIAEVEAESGDAPIKRPSRGFPPYFFSSFLVSSVRFSLGFRLLLVLHLFEELNGAEALSCVAGLPWRIGNLMTDKPAARKRTPRKGQSVAASEDDDERSTPAKSPRKGLPQKRASTGRGGTAKKLKKGADDIDDEDDMVFKPEPEVDDALELSDDSDIDIEVHPSVDKRSCIRAKQNRIHIKRRQRKLQIKDLKYENAVNNKLLRRVFDLLQSLEAAGPGAHSRNPVEIAFEMNMALAMCNPEDVVESEQPLPAYSKMIAGLLDKTNKTLDERGTLAAERFDSLEI
- the dnaJ_0 gene encoding Chaperone protein DnaJ — protein: MAAQKDYYADLGMPRDADIEAIKKQYRKLALKYHPDRNSGNEDEAIAKFQIIQEAHEILSDPTSKAKYDATLGRGRYPGASGVRGNPWADVGQQFPTPPRRTPAARNATSGAQRWQTRFSSGVPPTAKQTFGSDPNAKKNAAKAFENMRKNTRGEPRPSEPPPPPPRQPPRTESARQRQEASFGSRKSGYYPRSTMPGDEPPVSNANYTNSERRNVPQPPPRKPVPSPMPDPLGQFREKGASSDSRHGRAKNARDGNLADEGSASDDNQRSSNVPRRPTQEERDANLRVPTDGGQHSQSADEGTGTYTNTSPESRADARFDADPTNETAKSPMEDNSMGNKDEPTMYETPLNHHRHKVSIFSTYPGSTKPGKAWTSPTAGLDSSGTVYQQRSPSGKKGGSVTLLSFERQQTNILNRLINNKEGLPWLTEEKECILSTDCYTETSKHAQAANRTRSHSFSFPINDDTFAETPNVPGGHSFAKSSLDDINTSFVKDDNSNTYQFNAGTTEEDANVGFMPSSCTQRARHSTIKRPTMRHSDSANTTSHAAQVEGGFNPDGWSDKFNAQTFVPQPQPGPSASPTRASRTNSRKQKIRPMAGTAATVEESSSEDETYEWRGRNAQAQEQAPATDSPQAMDIDSPMSSGASATQTARNIPVEPSRPEWRAGKVAGGMADDEKPQRPAKVPLDVNAAGSEDSEEFRANFADLKNVPPFSQQKVGLESFDGMKDNLPFESKASDGPRAKVPRPVPLEFPSVPLAPRLPPTVAIDGMKPNTASWTKYVGDFESYLRQWDTFNGLVVDHFATRKLLIENTRASKGYGFLAARGDADLQAYYSWVQQDNDVRRQWVSVCEEHESRMREFMAFRDKMKDSRA